The Lacipirellula parvula genome window below encodes:
- the secA gene encoding preprotein translocase subunit SecA: MEVLERIWEIIAGFFNGILGRFERGITALFGSANARVLRRLQPKVDAINALEAKYQAMNDEQLRNQTAEFRKRLDSGESLDDLLVEAFAVCREGGRRFLGMRHYDVQLIGGMILHEGNIAEMVTGEGKTLVATLPAYLNAISGKGVHVVTVNDYLARRDMEWMAPLYTGLGLTVGNIQGGMESGERQVSYACDITYGTNNEFGFDYLRDNMRIAARDDDKFPKRDQQAQGVLNFAIVDEVDNILIDEARTPLIISGPAHDDVTKYAKADKIARQLKAELHFEAKEKEHSVHLTDAGVREAEKLAGVESFYTAGNMQWPHLIDNALKAHFLYKRDVNYVVQDGKVVIVDEFTGRLMEGRQWSDGLHQAVEAKEGVQVKAENQTLATITLQNFFKLYKKVSGMTGTALTEAGEFWKIYQLDVIGVPTNRGMQRIEHADVIYRTEKEKFVALAEEIERLNRHTTVQLKNGEFFIGKLKSEDEGAVTLELDETRKIETISRDRIASIQAPGRPILVGTVSIEKSERLSSLLNKRGVKHEVLNAKHHKREAEIVAQAGRLGAVTIATNMAGRGTDIILGGNADTMAWAQLQDKYPTRLEVPHEEWEQLVTSIERREKMKEEGKFVKTLGGLHIIGTERHESRRIDLQLRGRCGRQGDPGSSRFYLSLEDDLMRIFAGEWVKNVLTRLGMKEGEAIESRMVSRRIEGAQKKVEERNFEIRKNLLEYDEVMDEQRKRVYGYRQRILDGDNSRDLIMTMINEQVDTAMTTFLDADYGAESFAAAASNMLTVELQPRDYRHASFEDASRTALDEATRKAESQVLDAIEENLPEESEDEQDWNWVALAHWSNTRWGTNYRDRDLKKIGRDKLDEQLIEDAHKAIDKVDLSSAARYLESDYGVKTACAWLHDKFGIELAPAEMSKLDAREFRKLALERAAAAYAERESEFPVLAGLYRFSGRAAGQQQGFQREDLVEWAKRRFGVELSLEDLKNKQRDEIREVLLVHSRENNVLATKVAAEAQKKVDALFSDAGAQVTLGQATGNNGKLTDLATWLRESCHCDLTQDELAKLDHAEARRRVSQLVEDRYRPEMRRLERTLLLQILDQAWKEHLLTMDHLRSSVGLRGYAQIDPKVEYKREGMRLFETMWKSINAYVTDLVFKMEQLDENFVGSTWVEPKAIKEEAPPSTPMMDPDQQAAIDGSQSGEKLEPIRNMDEKTPRNAPCPCGSGKKYKNCHGAN; the protein is encoded by the coding sequence ATGGAAGTTCTGGAACGTATTTGGGAAATCATCGCTGGCTTCTTCAACGGCATCCTCGGCCGGTTTGAGCGCGGCATCACGGCGCTGTTCGGCTCGGCCAACGCCCGCGTCCTCCGTCGGCTGCAGCCGAAGGTTGATGCGATCAACGCGCTCGAAGCCAAGTATCAGGCGATGAACGATGAGCAACTGCGGAATCAAACCGCAGAGTTCCGCAAACGCCTCGACTCGGGCGAGTCGCTCGACGACTTGCTCGTCGAAGCGTTCGCCGTTTGCCGTGAAGGCGGCCGCCGGTTCCTCGGCATGCGCCATTACGACGTCCAGCTCATCGGCGGCATGATCCTCCACGAGGGAAACATCGCCGAAATGGTCACCGGCGAAGGCAAGACCCTCGTCGCGACGCTGCCGGCGTACCTCAACGCGATCAGCGGCAAGGGCGTCCATGTCGTCACGGTGAACGACTACCTCGCTCGCCGCGATATGGAATGGATGGCGCCGCTGTACACGGGCCTTGGTCTCACCGTTGGCAACATCCAAGGCGGCATGGAATCGGGCGAACGCCAAGTCTCCTACGCCTGCGACATCACCTACGGCACGAACAATGAGTTCGGCTTCGACTACCTCCGCGACAACATGCGGATCGCCGCCCGCGACGACGACAAGTTCCCCAAGCGCGACCAGCAGGCGCAGGGCGTTCTCAACTTCGCGATCGTCGACGAAGTCGACAACATCCTCATCGACGAGGCCCGGACGCCGCTGATCATCTCCGGTCCGGCCCACGACGACGTCACGAAATACGCCAAGGCCGATAAGATCGCCCGCCAGCTGAAGGCCGAACTCCATTTCGAAGCGAAGGAAAAGGAACACAGCGTCCATCTGACTGATGCCGGCGTTCGCGAGGCGGAGAAGCTCGCCGGAGTCGAGAGCTTCTACACGGCCGGCAACATGCAGTGGCCGCATCTCATCGACAACGCGCTAAAGGCTCACTTCCTGTACAAGCGCGACGTGAATTACGTCGTCCAGGACGGCAAGGTGGTGATCGTCGACGAGTTCACCGGCCGCCTCATGGAAGGCCGCCAGTGGAGCGACGGCCTGCACCAAGCCGTCGAAGCGAAGGAAGGCGTCCAGGTTAAGGCCGAGAACCAGACGCTCGCCACGATCACGCTGCAAAACTTCTTCAAGCTCTACAAGAAGGTCTCCGGCATGACCGGCACCGCGCTCACCGAAGCGGGTGAATTCTGGAAGATCTACCAGCTCGACGTCATCGGCGTTCCTACCAACCGCGGCATGCAGCGGATCGAACACGCCGACGTCATCTACCGCACCGAGAAAGAAAAGTTCGTCGCGCTGGCCGAAGAGATCGAGCGACTTAACCGTCACACAACTGTTCAGCTGAAGAACGGCGAGTTCTTCATCGGTAAGCTGAAGAGCGAAGACGAAGGCGCCGTGACGCTGGAACTCGACGAGACGCGTAAGATTGAGACGATCTCTCGCGATCGCATCGCCTCGATCCAGGCGCCCGGCCGGCCGATCCTCGTCGGCACCGTGTCGATCGAGAAGAGCGAGCGGCTGTCGAGCCTCCTGAACAAGCGGGGCGTCAAGCACGAGGTGCTCAACGCGAAGCATCACAAGCGCGAAGCCGAAATCGTCGCGCAGGCCGGCCGCCTTGGCGCCGTCACCATCGCGACGAACATGGCCGGCCGCGGTACCGACATTATCCTCGGCGGTAACGCCGACACGATGGCTTGGGCTCAGCTGCAAGATAAGTATCCGACGCGACTTGAAGTTCCCCACGAAGAGTGGGAGCAACTCGTCACGTCGATCGAACGCCGCGAGAAGATGAAGGAAGAAGGAAAGTTCGTCAAAACGCTCGGCGGCCTGCACATCATTGGCACCGAGCGCCACGAATCGCGCCGCATCGACCTCCAGCTTCGCGGTCGTTGCGGTCGCCAAGGCGACCCCGGCAGCAGCCGCTTCTATCTCTCGCTTGAAGACGACCTGATGCGGATCTTCGCCGGCGAGTGGGTGAAGAACGTGCTCACCCGTCTCGGCATGAAGGAAGGCGAAGCGATCGAGAGCCGCATGGTTTCGCGTCGCATCGAAGGCGCCCAGAAGAAGGTCGAAGAACGCAACTTTGAAATTCGCAAGAACCTCCTCGAGTACGACGAGGTAATGGACGAGCAGCGCAAACGCGTTTACGGCTATCGCCAGCGGATTCTCGACGGCGACAACAGCCGCGACCTGATCATGACGATGATCAACGAGCAGGTCGACACGGCGATGACGACCTTCCTTGACGCCGATTATGGAGCTGAGTCGTTCGCCGCCGCTGCGAGCAATATGCTCACCGTCGAACTTCAGCCGCGCGATTACCGCCACGCATCGTTCGAAGACGCTTCGCGGACGGCGCTCGACGAAGCGACCCGCAAGGCAGAATCTCAAGTGCTGGACGCCATCGAAGAGAACCTGCCTGAAGAGTCGGAAGACGAACAAGACTGGAACTGGGTGGCGCTGGCTCATTGGTCGAACACTCGCTGGGGCACCAACTACCGCGACCGCGACCTGAAGAAGATCGGCCGCGACAAGCTCGACGAGCAACTGATCGAAGACGCGCACAAGGCGATCGACAAGGTCGACCTCAGCAGTGCGGCTCGCTATCTAGAGTCGGACTATGGCGTGAAAACAGCCTGTGCATGGCTGCACGACAAGTTCGGCATCGAGCTCGCGCCAGCTGAGATGAGCAAGCTCGACGCCCGCGAGTTCCGCAAGTTGGCCCTCGAGCGAGCGGCGGCCGCCTACGCCGAGCGCGAGTCGGAATTCCCGGTGCTCGCCGGTCTGTACCGCTTCTCCGGCCGCGCCGCCGGGCAGCAGCAAGGCTTCCAGCGCGAAGACTTGGTCGAGTGGGCGAAGCGCCGCTTCGGCGTTGAGCTGTCGCTCGAAGATCTGAAGAACAAGCAGCGCGACGAAATCCGCGAGGTGTTGCTCGTCCACAGCCGCGAGAACAACGTGCTGGCGACGAAGGTCGCGGCCGAAGCCCAGAAGAAGGTCGACGCTCTCTTCAGCGACGCCGGCGCTCAGGTCACGCTCGGCCAGGCCACGGGCAACAATGGCAAGCTGACCGACCTGGCGACGTGGCTTCGCGAGTCGTGCCACTGCGACCTGACGCAAGACGAGCTCGCGAAGCTCGATCACGCCGAGGCCCGCCGTCGCGTTTCGCAGCTCGTCGAAGATCGCTACCGCCCCGAGATGCGCCGCCTCGAACGGACGCTGCTGCTGCAGATTCTCGACCAGGCGTGGAAGGAACATCTCCTCACGATGGACCACCTGCGTTCGAGCGTCGGCCTCCGCGGCTACGCCCAGATCGACCCCAAGGTCGAGTACAAGCGCGAAGGCATGCGGTTGTTCGAGACGATGTGGAAGTCGATCAACGCCTACGTGACGGACCTCGTCTTCAAGATGGAGCAGCTCGACGAAAACTTCGTCGGCAGCACCTGGGTTGAGCCGAAGGCGATCAAAGAAGAGGCTCCGCCGTCGACGCCGATGATGGATCCCGATCAGCAAGCCGCGATCGACGGTTCGCAATCGGGTGAGAAGCTTGAGCCGATCCGCAACATGGACGAGAAGACGCCCCGCAACGCGCCGTGCCCCTGCGGCAGCGGGAAGAAGTACAAGAATTGCCACGGTGCGAACTAG
- a CDS encoding DUF5060 domain-containing protein — protein MPRFLLTIALLLIAPLAGGAPPEFVAVEPTVYRDAWYARQQSPGRDVRPRGIAKNEKFELEIDLKATFENPFDPEQVDLWAEFTAPSGRVWKIWGFYNPSDWDSEWMVRFTPTESGNWSYVVKVRDREGTAETDAAEFRVEPSRRRGFVRIAENRRYLQYADGSSFYGVGLWYNDDYHRRGHGQITETALDELRTLGVNFICFYPTPLETHGSGVGRYDQDRAGRLDEIFAMCEARDIHIAWNLVFHSYISEAMWGGGNDRFRSNPARNVVEAKDWFASDASWKQQQNLYRYIIARWGYSPSLYMWFVVDEINGTEGFQADEAAALAWCRKINDYFHANDPYGRATTGTQSGHVVHFWKEGYEIFDIAAREIYEAQEFPMPAGGKPDLVNDHPLRASYRNYAEQTAKLWSEFRKPAIIGECGFDHTYYEPGMPGYLATYHNALWSALANGSCATPFWWNHSPYLNDGVVTGQIRSFARFVQEINFAGSEWEPASVTASSGDAWAMRSSKLIYGWFANPKNGVAKETFTIAGVEPGEYEVRLYRTWRGFFMDPVTVAAVDGKLTVTVPELVHENGRAQHMGDDVAFKIKRADGQ, from the coding sequence ATGCCCCGATTCCTGCTCACTATCGCCCTGCTGCTGATCGCCCCCCTAGCCGGGGGGGCGCCGCCCGAGTTTGTCGCAGTTGAGCCGACGGTCTACCGCGACGCCTGGTACGCCCGGCAGCAGTCTCCGGGGCGAGACGTCCGCCCGCGGGGAATCGCCAAGAACGAAAAGTTCGAGCTTGAAATCGACCTCAAAGCGACGTTCGAAAACCCCTTCGACCCCGAGCAGGTCGACCTCTGGGCTGAGTTCACCGCCCCGTCGGGCCGAGTCTGGAAGATTTGGGGCTTCTACAACCCCAGCGACTGGGACAGCGAGTGGATGGTCCGCTTCACGCCGACCGAGTCAGGAAATTGGTCGTACGTCGTGAAGGTCCGCGATCGTGAGGGCACGGCGGAGACCGACGCGGCAGAATTCCGCGTCGAACCAAGCCGCCGCCGTGGGTTCGTCCGGATCGCTGAGAATCGCCGCTATTTGCAGTACGCCGACGGCTCGAGCTTCTACGGTGTTGGCCTCTGGTACAACGACGACTATCACCGCCGCGGCCATGGGCAGATCACCGAAACGGCGCTCGACGAACTTCGCACGCTGGGCGTGAACTTCATTTGCTTCTACCCGACGCCGCTGGAAACGCATGGCTCGGGTGTCGGACGCTATGACCAAGATCGCGCCGGCCGCCTTGATGAAATCTTCGCCATGTGCGAAGCCCGCGACATCCACATTGCCTGGAACCTCGTGTTCCACTCGTACATCTCCGAAGCCATGTGGGGCGGCGGCAACGATCGCTTCCGCAGCAACCCTGCCCGCAACGTCGTCGAGGCGAAGGATTGGTTCGCCAGCGACGCGTCGTGGAAGCAGCAACAAAATCTCTACCGCTACATCATCGCGCGGTGGGGCTATAGTCCGTCCCTTTACATGTGGTTCGTGGTCGACGAGATCAACGGCACCGAAGGTTTTCAGGCCGACGAGGCGGCGGCGCTCGCGTGGTGCCGCAAAATTAACGACTATTTCCACGCGAACGATCCCTACGGCCGCGCCACCACGGGGACGCAGAGCGGGCACGTCGTCCACTTCTGGAAGGAAGGCTACGAGATTTTCGACATTGCGGCCCGCGAGATTTATGAGGCACAAGAGTTCCCGATGCCAGCGGGCGGGAAGCCGGACCTGGTCAACGATCACCCGCTACGGGCGTCCTACCGCAACTACGCGGAGCAGACGGCCAAGCTGTGGAGCGAGTTCCGCAAGCCGGCAATTATCGGCGAGTGCGGGTTCGATCACACATATTACGAACCAGGCATGCCGGGCTACCTAGCGACGTACCACAACGCTCTTTGGTCCGCGCTAGCCAATGGCAGCTGCGCGACGCCGTTCTGGTGGAACCATTCGCCTTACCTTAACGACGGCGTCGTCACCGGGCAGATTCGTTCGTTCGCGCGATTCGTGCAGGAGATCAACTTCGCCGGCAGCGAGTGGGAGCCGGCGTCAGTGACGGCGTCGAGCGGCGATGCCTGGGCGATGCGCAGTTCCAAGCTGATTTACGGCTGGTTTGCAAACCCGAAGAACGGCGTCGCCAAGGAAACATTCACTATCGCTGGCGTTGAGCCGGGCGAATACGAAGTGCGACTCTACCGCACCTGGCGGGGGTTCTTCATGGACCCCGTCACGGTCGCCGCTGTCGATGGCAAGCTCACGGTGACCGTGCCGGAACTCGTCCACGAGAATGGCCGCGCGCAACACATGGGCGACGACGTGGCGTTTAAGATTAAGCGGGCCGACGGGCAGTGA
- a CDS encoding MotA/TolQ/ExbB proton channel family protein — protein MSRSRKNPVLAALDASFLIGAVCSAIFYAIILSPAMKDSTLHRYTTEHLVEYVVVILTFWGLADVLRKLASFPREIMALRQKWVPERKRRVPAAVATSLLEDVEAKPKWLRESRIGRRYADAFSYVIENGADSNFRDHLQLLAHHDSERMNGSYTLIRFVVRITPVLGFLGTVVHFGTALNGITLDKMSDQLGVVVSEMGQAFNATTVALAAAMCMMFCQFVCEWIEKAILQSVDRNVEEELFNRFELKDASISPFLSVIKEANEDANKLMAANLETQTATWIEAFEMILQRLDARQKQEGQAWTQALETLHSRHESYDAVREERLRQILDAIGESQDRFMGQIHATIDKAALLRNDFSEVVRTIQGIAQGEGRLLELQATLSDNLRLIHETRQFEDAVHGLTGAIHLLTARHGGDGRKSAA, from the coding sequence ATGTCCCGCAGTCGCAAGAATCCCGTCCTCGCTGCGCTCGACGCCTCGTTTCTGATTGGGGCCGTTTGCTCCGCGATTTTTTACGCGATCATCCTCAGCCCGGCGATGAAGGACTCGACCCTTCACCGGTACACGACTGAGCATTTGGTCGAATACGTCGTCGTCATTCTCACTTTCTGGGGGTTGGCCGACGTGCTGCGAAAGCTCGCCAGTTTCCCGCGGGAAATCATGGCGCTGCGGCAAAAATGGGTCCCGGAACGCAAACGCCGCGTGCCGGCCGCGGTGGCCACGAGCCTGCTCGAAGACGTCGAAGCCAAGCCAAAGTGGCTGCGTGAATCGCGGATCGGCCGCCGCTACGCCGATGCGTTCAGCTACGTCATTGAGAATGGCGCCGACAGCAACTTCCGCGATCACCTGCAACTGCTCGCTCATCACGACTCCGAGCGGATGAATGGCAGCTACACGCTGATCCGCTTCGTCGTTCGCATCACGCCGGTGCTCGGCTTCTTGGGCACGGTGGTTCACTTCGGCACCGCACTGAACGGCATCACGCTTGACAAGATGAGCGACCAGCTCGGCGTCGTCGTCAGCGAGATGGGCCAGGCGTTCAACGCCACCACAGTCGCTCTCGCCGCGGCGATGTGCATGATGTTCTGCCAATTCGTCTGCGAGTGGATCGAAAAAGCGATCCTGCAGAGCGTCGATCGCAACGTGGAAGAAGAACTGTTCAACCGCTTCGAATTGAAAGATGCGAGCATCTCGCCGTTCCTAAGCGTGATCAAGGAAGCGAACGAAGACGCTAACAAGCTCATGGCGGCGAATCTCGAAACGCAAACAGCCACTTGGATCGAAGCGTTCGAAATGATTCTGCAGCGACTCGATGCTCGACAGAAGCAAGAAGGCCAAGCGTGGACGCAGGCCCTCGAAACGCTCCACAGCCGGCACGAAAGCTACGACGCCGTCCGCGAAGAGCGGCTGCGGCAAATTCTTGACGCGATCGGCGAAAGCCAAGATCGTTTCATGGGGCAAATTCATGCCACCATCGATAAAGCAGCCCTGCTGCGGAACGATTTCTCCGAAGTGGTACGCACCATTCAAGGCATCGCCCAGGGCGAAGGCCGCCTGCTCGAACTGCAGGCGACGCTCTCGGACAACCTGCGTCTCATTCACGAAACGCGGCAGTTCGAAGACGCGGTCCATGGCCTTACTGGCGCCATCCACTTGCTCACCGCCCGCCACGGCGGCGATGGCCGCAAGAGTGCGGCATAG
- a CDS encoding class I SAM-dependent methyltransferase: MPPELPSLPPSRPAEARALTAALEIAAGRAIERVLCTTAGRAQAAATLASNQPQATVDCWFLDQFQQSLARHAIGEAAPNLRLVCQGDASPGPFQLAVLLVSKSGEAELARDQLQAAALTLELGGTLVAAVDNPRDQWLREQLSDLFAKVTVQTHDDATVYIARKQQELRKVRDFRCEFTFRDQGRLLQAVSRPGVFSHRRLDAGARQLIDATEVTPGMRVLDIGCGAGTVAIALAAREPSIHVHAVDGNARAVECTLAGAALNQLANITAEVNCSGIYNGAGEYDLAVANPPYYADNRIAELFVDAAHLSLRPGGQVVVVAKRADWYAETMPQAWDAVAHWPSKNYAIITARRPA, from the coding sequence ATGCCGCCCGAACTGCCCAGCCTGCCTCCCTCGCGTCCTGCGGAGGCGCGAGCGCTGACGGCGGCGCTGGAAATCGCTGCAGGCCGCGCGATTGAGCGGGTGCTTTGCACGACCGCGGGTAGAGCACAAGCGGCCGCGACGCTCGCGTCGAACCAGCCGCAAGCGACGGTCGATTGCTGGTTTCTCGATCAGTTTCAGCAGTCGCTCGCCCGTCACGCGATCGGCGAGGCCGCCCCTAACTTGCGATTGGTCTGCCAAGGCGATGCCTCGCCGGGGCCGTTCCAGCTAGCAGTGCTGCTGGTGTCGAAATCGGGCGAGGCGGAGCTAGCACGCGACCAGTTGCAGGCGGCGGCGCTGACGCTCGAGCTCGGCGGCACGCTCGTTGCGGCGGTCGACAACCCGCGCGACCAGTGGTTGCGCGAGCAATTGAGCGACCTCTTCGCGAAGGTGACAGTGCAAACGCACGACGACGCAACGGTCTACATCGCTCGCAAGCAGCAGGAATTGCGGAAGGTGCGCGACTTCCGCTGCGAGTTTACCTTCCGCGACCAAGGACGCTTGCTGCAGGCGGTGAGTCGGCCAGGCGTGTTTTCGCATCGCCGGCTCGACGCTGGGGCGCGGCAATTGATCGACGCGACGGAAGTAACGCCGGGGATGCGCGTGCTCGATATCGGCTGCGGCGCCGGCACGGTGGCGATTGCCCTCGCGGCGCGGGAGCCGTCGATTCATGTGCACGCGGTCGATGGCAACGCGCGCGCCGTGGAGTGTACGCTAGCGGGGGCGGCGCTCAACCAGTTAGCGAACATCACCGCTGAAGTGAACTGCAGCGGGATCTACAACGGGGCAGGGGAGTACGATCTCGCGGTCGCCAACCCTCCCTACTACGCCGATAACCGGATTGCGGAGCTGTTCGTCGATGCCGCGCACCTGTCGCTGCGTCCCGGCGGTCAGGTCGTGGTCGTGGCGAAGCGGGCCGATTGGTATGCGGAGACAATGCCGCAGGCGTGGGACGCCGTCGCGCACTGGCCGAGCAAGAACTACGCGATCATCACTGCCCGTCGGCCCGCTTAA
- a CDS encoding GNAT family N-acetyltransferase — MEVTTPRTPDEFARYFELRWQVLRDPFGQPRGSERDELDAEGSGTEHAVIFTDSGEAVAAGRIQLNTPAEAQVRYMAVAESQRGLGLGRLIVRRLEEIARGRGATYAVLNARDEAVGFYRSLGYEVVGVGPTIFGSVTHSRMQRTL, encoded by the coding sequence ATGGAAGTCACGACGCCCCGCACTCCCGACGAATTCGCCCGCTACTTTGAGTTGCGGTGGCAGGTGCTGCGCGATCCGTTTGGCCAGCCTCGCGGGAGCGAACGGGACGAACTCGACGCCGAGGGCTCGGGGACCGAGCACGCCGTCATTTTTACCGATTCCGGGGAGGCGGTCGCCGCGGGACGGATCCAGCTCAACACCCCCGCAGAGGCCCAGGTGCGGTACATGGCGGTCGCCGAGTCGCAGCGCGGCCTGGGGCTGGGGCGGCTGATTGTCCGCCGGCTCGAGGAAATCGCTCGCGGTCGGGGGGCGACCTACGCGGTGCTCAACGCCCGGGACGAGGCGGTGGGGTTCTACCGCTCGCTGGGGTACGAGGTCGTGGGCGTCGGGCCAACGATTTTCGGGTCGGTGACCCACTCGCGGATGCAGCGAACCCTGTAG
- a CDS encoding 3-deoxy-D-manno-octulosonic acid transferase — protein MSRLAGWALNALYLLLFAVASPWIVWSAVRHGKHREGFGCKFLGLTPRRAGERSCAWLHAVSVGEVNLLATTIAELARQRPDWEIVVSTTTKTGYDLACKKYAAHTVFYCPLDFTWSTAAAMRRMRPTLLVLAELELWPNLVAAAKRHGARVAIINGRLSDKSFRGYRRIRALVAPSLQRLDLVAAQNEETAERFRQLGARRETVHSTGSLKFDGAQTSRDNPKTVALQQLAGLDASHIVFLAGSTQDPEEQYALDIFKQLAPAHPGLRLILVPRHPQRFDEVAALLSSSGVEWIRRSHLYADSGQRWRVLLVDTIGELGAWWGTAAVGFVGGSFGSRGGQNMLEPAAYGVATCFGPNTWNFRDIVAQLLAAEGAEVVRSEAELATFVTNAIESPPAAIALGKRAQRLVLSQQGATRRTVELLCKLDEAQASSQARNAA, from the coding sequence ATGTCGCGACTCGCCGGTTGGGCGCTCAACGCCCTCTATTTACTGCTATTTGCCGTCGCGTCGCCGTGGATCGTTTGGTCGGCGGTGCGGCATGGTAAGCACCGCGAGGGATTTGGCTGCAAGTTTCTCGGGCTGACGCCGCGACGGGCTGGTGAACGTTCCTGCGCGTGGCTCCACGCCGTGAGCGTTGGCGAGGTCAATCTGCTGGCGACGACGATCGCCGAGCTCGCTCGCCAGCGGCCCGACTGGGAGATCGTGGTCTCGACGACCACCAAGACGGGCTACGACCTAGCGTGCAAGAAGTACGCCGCTCACACGGTCTTCTACTGCCCGCTCGATTTCACCTGGTCGACCGCGGCGGCGATGCGTCGCATGCGGCCGACGCTGCTAGTGCTTGCGGAGCTTGAGCTCTGGCCGAACCTCGTTGCGGCCGCCAAACGGCATGGCGCTCGGGTGGCGATCATCAACGGCCGGCTGAGCGATAAGAGCTTCCGCGGCTACCGTCGCATTCGGGCGCTCGTCGCCCCCAGCTTGCAACGCCTCGACCTGGTCGCTGCTCAGAACGAAGAAACGGCTGAGCGATTTCGGCAACTTGGCGCCCGTCGCGAGACTGTCCACTCGACTGGTTCGCTCAAGTTCGACGGCGCCCAAACGAGCCGCGACAATCCGAAGACGGTCGCCCTGCAACAGCTCGCCGGTCTCGACGCGAGCCACATCGTGTTCCTCGCCGGGAGCACGCAAGATCCCGAGGAGCAGTATGCCCTCGATATCTTTAAGCAACTCGCGCCGGCTCACCCTGGGCTGCGGCTGATCTTGGTTCCGCGTCACCCGCAGCGATTCGATGAAGTGGCCGCACTGCTCAGTTCGAGCGGCGTCGAGTGGATCCGGCGGAGCCACTTGTACGCCGATAGCGGGCAGCGATGGCGGGTCTTGCTCGTCGACACCATCGGCGAACTCGGCGCCTGGTGGGGCACGGCTGCGGTTGGCTTCGTCGGCGGCAGCTTTGGCAGCCGCGGTGGGCAGAACATGCTCGAACCGGCCGCTTACGGCGTCGCAACCTGCTTCGGTCCGAACACCTGGAACTTCCGCGACATCGTCGCCCAACTCCTCGCCGCCGAAGGGGCTGAAGTCGTTCGCAGCGAGGCGGAGCTTGCCACGTTTGTTACGAACGCCATCGAATCGCCTCCCGCGGCGATCGCGTTAGGTAAACGGGCTCAGCGGCTGGTTCTCAGCCAGCAAGGGGCGACGCGACGGACGGTGGAACTTCTCTGCAAGCTCGACGAAGCCCAAGCCTCGTCGCAAGCGAGGAATGCCGCTTAG